TCCTCGCTCGATCCTTCGAGCGAACCCGGAACGCACAACACCTGCCGGGTCGGGTTCGACCTCACCAAATCTCTGGAAGCCAAGGGTAAGAAATTCGAAAAGCATCCGTTTCCGGATGTGGATTTGAAGAAGTTCGGAATTTCCTGAGCTCGCCGGCCATGAATCTCACACCCGAAGAACAAGCCATGCTCGACGGCGGGCGCGGCCGCGCCGCGCAAACGGCGATGCGGATCCTTTCCGCATTGGGGAAAATCTACGGCGCGCGGCGCATGCTCCCGGTGCGTTCGGTGCAGGTCGCCGGCGTGAGCTACGACAACCTGGGCGAGGCCGGGCTTGAGTGGCTGACGGAGATGGCCGACGGCGGGGGGAACGTGCGCGTCCCGACCACGCTCAATCCGGCCGGCATGGACCTGGAAGATTGGCGCGCGCTCGGCATCCCGGAGGATTTCGCCGCCAAACAGCTGCGGGTCATCGACTCCTTCGTCCGCATGGGCGTCACCCCGACCTGCACTTGCACGCCGTATCTGGCGGGAAACCGGCCGGATGCGGGCGAGACGATCGCCTGGGCGGAGAGCAGCGCCGTCTGCTACGCCAACGCCGTCCTCGGCGCGCGGACCAACCGCGAAGGCGGTCCGAGCGCGCTGGCGGCCGCGCTGACCGGCCGGACTCCCGAGTACGGGATGCATCTGGATGAAAACCGCCGCCCGCGGATCGCCTTCGCCGTCTCGGCCCGCCTGGAGGGGAGCGCGGATTTCGGCGCCCTCGGCAAAGCGATCGGCATTCGGCTGGAAACGCTCGGACACAAAGCGATCCCCTGGATCACCGGAGTCGGCCGGCCGTCCCTCGAAGAGCTGAAATCCCTCTGCGCCAGCATCGCCACCTACGGCGGACTGGCGATGTTCCACATCCCGGACGTCACCCCGGAAGCGGGCCGGCACGCCCCGCCCCGGGAATCCTTCGTCGTGACGGCGGAGGACCTGCAGGCCGCCCGGCGTTCGCTCAACGACGAAATCCGGGATGTCGATTTCCTTTCGCTCGGGTGCCCGCATCTCACCCTGGAGGAGGTCGCGCGCATCGCCGAACTCCTCCGCGAAAAGCGGGTGACGCGCGAATTCTGGATCACCACCTCGCGGCCGGTCAAACTCGAGGCGGACCGGTTGGGGTATTCGCAGACCATCCTGCGCAGCGGGGCGAAGTTCGCGGTGGATACCTGTTGCGTGGTGGCTCCGATCCGCGGGCGGTTCCGCGCCATGGCCACCGACAGCGCCAAGGCCTGCTATTACGCCGCGTCGAAGAACGGATTCCAAACGCGGTTTCTGGATTTCGACGCGGTCGTCGCCGCGGCGGTGAAGCCGTGAGCGGCCAACAGCCCTTCGCAGGATATCCGCTCCGGGGCCGCACGATTCATCCGGGATCGGCCGAGGGCGAAGCGCTGGTCAGCCGGATGGGGATTTCCTTCTTCGGCGGCGTGGATCCCGACAGCGGGATCGTCGTCGAAAAAGGGCACGACCTGGAGGGGAAGTGCGTGACCGGCAAGGTGCTGGTATTCCCCACCGGGAAAGGGTCAACGGTCGGCTCTTACACGCTGTACCGGATGAAGAAGCAGGGCACCGCCCCGGCCGCCGTGCTCAACTCCGATTGCGAAGCGATCACCGCGGTCGGGTGCATTCTGGCCGAGATCCCCTGCCTCGACCGTCTGCCGCTCGAACGGATCGCCTCGGGCGACCGCCTGCGCGTGGATGGCGAGGGAGGCCGCGTGGATCAAATCCGTTCAACGGCTGAGAAGTCAGGAGAACCATGAAAGCCATAAGACTTAATTTATTTCTCGGGGGAGCCGCCCTTCTGCTTCTCGGTTCGAGTTGTTGCCTGGGGATTATGCTCGGCCTGCCCCTTTCCGATATGCTGTTCGAGGCCCTCGGGGCTGAATCCGGGGCAAGTTGGAAAACGGAGTTTGCGTTGGCCGCTTGGGCGATTGTCTTGCCGATCCTCTGGACCGAATGCGGTTTTTTCTGGATCCGGAAACTTCGGACGTTGCACGACATCGAAGGGGGATATCCGACGGCGAATATCTGGACCCGGATCGCAAAATGGCTGCTGCCTTTGGAAATCCTGCTTTCCGCAACGCTGATTGTGGCTGCCGCGTTGCTCCTGCTCGTCGAAACCGCCGTGTTCATCATGCTCATGCTTCGGGATCCGGAAATGATGATCCGGCCCGTCGTCATCATGGGGGCGATCCTGTCTGCCTATGCGTTCCTTCGCACGGCCGTTTGGATTTTTTGGCGCCATTGGGGGAGCAAAGCCGCCCGCCGGTACAGCCTCGGCCTGGCCAAATACCGCCTGGCCGCCGAGGGGGTCGAGGTCGATCTGAACTACGCTCTCGAACTCGGACCGCGCGGGCCCAGAAAGTTTTTCGTCGGGTTCGACGAACTGGAAGAAGTGCGGACCATGACATACGTCGAAACAAGCGAGTTTTTACACCATGTCGTCGGCCCCAACATCGAACTTGCACTTCGGGAATACCGCGAAGTGTTTGCCTGGCGGTCCGGGAACATTCCGCGCCCGGCCGTCCACATCTCGACGGCGCGGAGCGTTTTTGGAACGAAGGTCCTGCTTCGAGGCTCGGATTTGTTTTACCTGATCAGCTTTCACGGCGGCGACGGGCATGACTTGGTCGAGGCGTTCCGGCGCGCAAGGGAGTCCGACGCCCATCCCGCCGACCGAATCCAATAGGGAGTGGCCGCCATCCGCATGCAGAATCCCATCCGAAGTTGCGCCGGACCCTTGCCAGCCCGTTGGCAAAGGTTTTGGCGGCTGTACGGCCGGACTCTGGCCTTGTTCCTGGCCATCGCGGCCGGCGCCGCGTGCCCCCAAGCGGAGGCGGCTGCCGGGATCCTTCCCTTCCTGCTCATCGGCATGCTGTTTTTCGCCTTCCTCGACCTCAGGATCACGCGCGATTCGTTTCATCCCAGCATCGCCGGAATTCTCCTCGCCAACCTGGCCGTTCCGCTGACCGCGTTTTTCCTGTTGCGCGGCGTCGACCCGGACCTGGCGTTGGTGGGCTTCCTCACGGCGATCGCCCCCACCGCCACGGCCACTCCGGTGATCGTCGGGTACCTGCGCGGAAGGGTGGATTACGTCGTCCCCGCGGTCTTGCTTACCAACATCGGCATCGCCGTCATCCTGCCCTTCCTCCTGCCCTGGACGGCGGGGGAAACCGTTTCCATCACGACCGCGGAGGTCCTCCCCTCGGTCCTGGAAGTGATGTTCATCCCGCTCCTTCTGGCGTTCCTGCTGCGCCGGTTCCTCCCCGCCGGACAGCGGTGGCTGCTGCGCGGGAAGCCGCTGACCTTTGCGATCTGGCTGATGATGCTGTTCATCGTCACTTCCAAAGCGTCCGCCTTCCTGCGGGCCAACACCGGAGTGTCGCCCTGGCTGCTGCTATGGATCGCCCTGATTTCCCTGGCGACCTGCATCCTCAATTTCGTGGCGGGGGCGTGGATCGGCGGCCGCTCCTTTCGGCGCGAGGCCAGCCAGGCGCTCGGCCAAAAGAACAATTCTTTCACCGTTTGGGTCGCGCTGGCGTACCTTCACCCCTTGATCGCGCTTGGGCCGACCTTTTATGTCTTGTACCACAACCTCTACAATGGATTTCAGTTGTATGAAGCGGAGCGGAGGGACTCGGCCGAGGGGAAGAAAAAGCCGCCGGAATAATGCCGGCGAGCCACATTCAGCCGGCGTTGCGCCGGTCCATCCACTTCCGCAACCTTTCCGCCTGCTCTTCCCTGCCCAACATTCGGTACGCTTGATATTCGTATTCCATGGACAGGACCGGCAGATTCATTCCCCCCCAGAGGATTCGGCGCAGATGCCGCCGCACATCCACCGGATCCTCCCAGTGGCCGTCGGGCAGACGTTTCTGCAGATCCCCCATGATTTCGACCTTTATCCCGTTGATCTCCAACGCGCCGAAATGGGAGCGGATTCGTTCGGTTCCGGAAAAGGCGGCGGGGCGGACGACGTATGAGGAGAAACGCCGCTCGATTTCATACGCACCGGCTCGGTCGGTTTGCAGGTCGACGTCGTGGACTTCGACCTGCATGCCTTGCAGGGCGAATCCCAGGCTCCCGGTAATCGCCCAAATCGGAACCGGCTTCTTTTGTAAAGGCGGATATAGAATGCGCAGGACCGCGGAGAACTTCGGATCGACCGTCATCTTTCGCTTGATGCCCCTGGAAAGCGCTGTCGCGATTCTATCATGAAGGCGTGAAGGGAGAAGCATTTTCCCCGGCGATGATACAATCGTAACGGCGGAGCGCTTTTCGCCAAATCCAAATCCTCCCAGGGAAATCCATGAGCGCACAAAGCCAGAATCGACGCACCTTGATCCTGTGCCTGATCCTGCTTGCCGTTTTCGGGGTCGCCTTCCTGCTCTACCGCCTTCCTCCGGTGCTGGCCGGGGGAACGGAAACGCCCCCCTGGGCCTATTTCAACCAGCTGGCGCAATCCTTCCTTCACGGCCGGCTCGACCTGGCCAACCCGCCCATGCCGCCGGTCGACCTGACTCCCCACGACGGCAAATGGTACGTGCCCTTCCCGCCCCTCTCCGCGATCCTGATGATCCCCTGGGCGGCGGCGCTCGGCGATGTGGAGACCGTGCTGTTCGCCGGGCTGATGGGCGCGCTCAACGCGGCGCTGGTATTCCTCATGCTGCAGGGCTTCGCCGCCCAGCAGTGGATCTCCCTCCCCCAAAAGAACGCCTTTTGGCTGACCGCGTTGTTCGCCTTCGGCACGGTGCATTGGTACATCTCCACCCAGGGATCGGTGTGGTTCGTGGCGCATTTGTGCACGGTCACTTTCATCGCGCTGGCGGTGTTTCTGGCGGTTTACTTCAACGCGCCCCTCCCGGCGGGGATCGCACTCGGGCTGGCGATGCTCGGCCGCCCGAACTTATTTCTGACCTACCCCCTGCTTTTTGGAATCGCCGTTCAACACGCGCAGGAAAGCGGAATCGCCGACAAGCGAAGGTACCTCTTGCGCTGGGCGATTCTCTCCGCAATCCCGGTTTTCGTCGCGGGCGGCCTGCTTCTGCTCTACAACCAACTGCGCTTCGGAAATCCGCTGGATTTCGGATACATGGCGGCGCAAGTGGACCCGCGGGTCGCCGCGGATTTGCACACCCATGGGCAATTCAGCCCGGCCTACGTGTGGCGGAACATCAAGGTGATGCTGTTTTCCCTGCCGATGTGGAACGAAGCCCAGGGTAAAATCACACCGAGCGGGGAAGGGTTAAGCTTGTTCCTCACGACGCCCGCATTCCTGTTCATGTTCAAACCGATCCGCAAATCCCCCATCCTGATCGGCGCCTGGGCATCGCTGGGATTGCTGTTGATCCCGTTGCTTACCTACTTCAACACCGGATGGTATCAATTCGGCTACCGCTTCAGTTTGGATTTCATCATTCCGCTGATGGTCCTGTTGGCATTCGCCGTCGGGGAACGCATGCCCCGCCTGTTTCCCTGGTTTGTCCTAGCCAGCATCCTGGTCAACGCTTGGGGAACGGCCTGGTTTCTCGGCTTGCTCTAGCCGCTGGGCAAAACGTCTTGACGCCGGCTTTCAAGGAATACCCCCTCCATCTCAAGATCCTTCGGGAAGAAGCCCTGCGCGCGGCGGATCCCGCGGCGGCGGTGCGCCGCGGACTGGCGGGCGCCGACCTCGAATGCCGGGGACGGATGTTCGTCGTCGGGGCGGGGAAGGCCGGCGCCGCGATGGCATTGGCGGCGGAGGAGATGTTGGGCGGGAGGATCGCGGCCGGCGTGATGAGCGTGCCCGCCCTTCCTCCCCAGGCGGAACGCCGCGTAAAATTCATCCTCGGCGGACATCCCGTCCCCACCGAGGGCAGCCTCTCGGCGGGGAAAGCCGCGGCCGAACTGCTGGAGGGAACGACCAAGGAAGATTTGGTGCTGGTTCTGCTTTCCGGAGGCGGATCCGCGCTGATGGAACTGCCGCGTCCGGGAATCCGTTTGGGGGATTTACAAGCGCTGACGGGCGTATTGTTGAAATCCGGCGCGGCGATCCACGAGATCAACCTTCTGCGCATGGCGCTATCGCTTCTTAAAGGAGGGGGCCTGGCGCGGCTGGCCCATCCCGCCCGTGTATTGACTCTGATCGTTTCGGACGTCATCGGAGATCCGCCGCAGACGATCGCCTCCGGGCCGACGGTCTACCGGGAGACGCCGCCGGCGGAGATTT
This region of Anaerolineales bacterium genomic DNA includes:
- a CDS encoding aconitase X catalytic domain-containing protein, which encodes MNLTPEEQAMLDGGRGRAAQTAMRILSALGKIYGARRMLPVRSVQVAGVSYDNLGEAGLEWLTEMADGGGNVRVPTTLNPAGMDLEDWRALGIPEDFAAKQLRVIDSFVRMGVTPTCTCTPYLAGNRPDAGETIAWAESSAVCYANAVLGARTNREGGPSALAAALTGRTPEYGMHLDENRRPRIAFAVSARLEGSADFGALGKAIGIRLETLGHKAIPWITGVGRPSLEELKSLCASIATYGGLAMFHIPDVTPEAGRHAPPRESFVVTAEDLQAARRSLNDEIRDVDFLSLGCPHLTLEEVARIAELLREKRVTREFWITTSRPVKLEADRLGYSQTILRSGAKFAVDTCCVVAPIRGRFRAMATDSAKACYYAASKNGFQTRFLDFDAVVAAAVKP
- a CDS encoding DUF126 domain-containing protein, which translates into the protein MSGQQPFAGYPLRGRTIHPGSAEGEALVSRMGISFFGGVDPDSGIVVEKGHDLEGKCVTGKVLVFPTGKGSTVGSYTLYRMKKQGTAPAAVLNSDCEAITAVGCILAEIPCLDRLPLERIASGDRLRVDGEGGRVDQIRSTAEKSGEP
- a CDS encoding DUF4147 domain-containing protein, giving the protein MTPAFKEYPLHLKILREEALRAADPAAAVRRGLAGADLECRGRMFVVGAGKAGAAMALAAEEMLGGRIAAGVMSVPALPPQAERRVKFILGGHPVPTEGSLSAGKAAAELLEGTTKEDLVLVLLSGGGSALMELPRPGIRLGDLQALTGVLLKSGAAIHEINLLRMALSLLKGGGLARLAHPARVLTLIVSDVIGDPPQTIASGPTVYRETPPAEICAILEKFRLRESLPSAILASLDQFIAHPPEPAPLDSRVENRIIASNRSAGEAAAAAALRLGFRMDFLADDWRGEARDAGRRFAEMLIRLRGRGPACCIAGGETTVTVYGKGKGGRNLEAALAAATVLDGQPETVLATLATDGVDGPTDAAGASVDGRTIARARRLGMDPHRYLEENDSYPFFDALGDIVRTGLTGTNVMDLWTGLVYQ